From a region of the Motacilla alba alba isolate MOTALB_02 chromosome 25, Motacilla_alba_V1.0_pri, whole genome shotgun sequence genome:
- the CLK2 gene encoding dual specificity protein kinase CLK2 isoform X3 gives MDHRRGGARVALKIIKNVEKYKEAARLEINVLEKINEKDPENTNLCVRMFDWFDYHGHMCISFELLGLSTFDFLKDNNYLPYPIHQVRHMAFQVCQAVKFLHDNKLTHTDLKPENILFVNSDYELSYNLEKKRDERSVKSTAIRVVDFGSATFDHEHHSTIVSTRHYRAPEVILELGWSQPCDVWSIGCIIFEYYVGFTLFQTHDNREHLAMMERILGPIPSRMVRKTRKQKYFYHGRLDWDENTSAGRYVRENCKPLRRYLTSEAEDHHRLFDLIESMLEYEPSKRVTLAEALKHPFFDMLGMEPSTKMWDSSRDISR, from the exons ATGGATCACCGGAG GGGTGGTGCACGTGTTGCTCTGAAAATCATTAAAAACGTAGAGAAATACAAAGAGGCTGCTCGACTGGAAATCAACGTGCTGGAGAAAATCAACGAGAAGGATCCCGAGAACACCAA TCTGTGCGTCAGGATGTTTGACTGGTTTGACTACCACGGCCACATGTGCATCTCCTTcgagctgctggggctcagcaccTTTGATTTCCTGAAGGATAACAACTACCTGCCTTACCCCATCCACCAAGTACGGCACATGGCCTTCCAGGTGTGCCAGGCTGTGAAGT TTCTGCATGACAATAAACTCACCCACACTGACCTCAAGCCAGAGAACATCCTCTTCGTGAACTCTGACTACGAGCTCTCCTACAACCTGGAAAAG AAGCGGGATGAGAGGAGCGTGAAGAGCACGGCCATCAGGGTGGTGGACTTTGGCAGTGCCACCTTCGACCATGAGCATCACAGCACCATCGTCTCCACCAGGCACTACCGGGCCCCTGAAGTCATCCTGG AGCTtggctggagccagccctgtgATGTGTGGAGTATTGGCTGCATCATCTTTGAGTATTATGTGGGTTTCACCCTCTTCCAG ACACACGACAACCGGGAGCACCTGGCCATGATGGAGAGGATTTTGGGGCCAATTCCTTCTCGAATGGTCCGGAAGACAAG gaaacagaaatatttctaccACGGCCGCCTGGACTGGGACGAGAACACCTCAGCTGGACGCTACGTTCGGGAGAACTGCAAACCGCTGCGG CGATACCTGACCTCAGAGGCCGAGGACCATCACCGCCTGTTCGACCTCATCGAGAGCATGCTGGAGTACGAGCCCTCCAAGCGTGTCACCCTGGCTGAGGCCCTCAAGCACCCCTTCTTTGACATGCTAGGCATGGAGCCCAGCACAAAAATGTGGGACTCGAGCCGGGACATCAGCCGGTGA
- the CLK2 gene encoding dual specificity protein kinase CLK2 isoform X1 — MPHSRRYRSSERSSRGSYHERYRSRKHKRRRTRSRSSSSERDRRHRREDSYHVRSRSYDDHSADRRAYDRRYCDSYRRNDYSRERGDAYYEPEYRHSYEYRRSRDREGSYRSCKSSRRKHRRRRRRSRSFSRSSSQRSRQSSRRAKSVEDDDEGHLIYRVGDWLQERYEIISTLGEGTFGRVVQCMDHRRGGARVALKIIKNVEKYKEAARLEINVLEKINEKDPENTNLCVRMFDWFDYHGHMCISFELLGLSTFDFLKDNNYLPYPIHQVRHMAFQVCQAVKFLHDNKLTHTDLKPENILFVNSDYELSYNLEKKRDERSVKSTAIRVVDFGSATFDHEHHSTIVSTRHYRAPEVILELGWSQPCDVWSIGCIIFEYYVGFTLFQTHDNREHLAMMERILGPIPSRMVRKTRKQKYFYHGRLDWDENTSAGRYVRENCKPLRRYLTSEAEDHHRLFDLIESMLEYEPSKRVTLAEALKHPFFDMLGMEPSTKMWDSSRDISR; from the exons aTGCCGCACTCCCGAAGGTACCGCTCGTCGGAGCGCAGCAGCCGCGGCAGTTACCACGAGCGCTACCGGAGCCGCAAGCACAAGCGGCGGCGGACGCGGTCCCGGTCCAGCAGCAGCGAGCGGGACCGGCGGCACCGGCGGGAGGACAGCTACCACGTCCGATCCCGGAG CTACGACGACCACTCTGCAGACCGAAGGGCCTACGACCGGCGTTACTGTGACAGCTACCGGCGCAACGACTACAGCCGCGAGCGGGGCGACGCCTACTACGAGCCCGAGTACCGACATTCCTACGAGTACCGGCGCTCCCGGGACCGCGAGGGCAGCTACCGCAGCTGCAAAAGCAGCCGGCGTAAGCACAGGCGGAGGCGGCGCCGCAGCCGGTCCTTTAGCCGCTCCTCATCG CAGCGGAGTCgacagagcagcagaagggccAAGAGTGTGGAGGACGACGACGAGGGGCATCTGATCTATCGCGTCGGCGACTGGCTACAAGAAAGAT aTGAGATTATCAGCACCCTGGGGGAAGGCACGTTCGGCAGAGTGGTGCAGTGCATGGATCACCGGAG GGGTGGTGCACGTGTTGCTCTGAAAATCATTAAAAACGTAGAGAAATACAAAGAGGCTGCTCGACTGGAAATCAACGTGCTGGAGAAAATCAACGAGAAGGATCCCGAGAACACCAA TCTGTGCGTCAGGATGTTTGACTGGTTTGACTACCACGGCCACATGTGCATCTCCTTcgagctgctggggctcagcaccTTTGATTTCCTGAAGGATAACAACTACCTGCCTTACCCCATCCACCAAGTACGGCACATGGCCTTCCAGGTGTGCCAGGCTGTGAAGT TTCTGCATGACAATAAACTCACCCACACTGACCTCAAGCCAGAGAACATCCTCTTCGTGAACTCTGACTACGAGCTCTCCTACAACCTGGAAAAG AAGCGGGATGAGAGGAGCGTGAAGAGCACGGCCATCAGGGTGGTGGACTTTGGCAGTGCCACCTTCGACCATGAGCATCACAGCACCATCGTCTCCACCAGGCACTACCGGGCCCCTGAAGTCATCCTGG AGCTtggctggagccagccctgtgATGTGTGGAGTATTGGCTGCATCATCTTTGAGTATTATGTGGGTTTCACCCTCTTCCAG ACACACGACAACCGGGAGCACCTGGCCATGATGGAGAGGATTTTGGGGCCAATTCCTTCTCGAATGGTCCGGAAGACAAG gaaacagaaatatttctaccACGGCCGCCTGGACTGGGACGAGAACACCTCAGCTGGACGCTACGTTCGGGAGAACTGCAAACCGCTGCGG CGATACCTGACCTCAGAGGCCGAGGACCATCACCGCCTGTTCGACCTCATCGAGAGCATGCTGGAGTACGAGCCCTCCAAGCGTGTCACCCTGGCTGAGGCCCTCAAGCACCCCTTCTTTGACATGCTAGGCATGGAGCCCAGCACAAAAATGTGGGACTCGAGCCGGGACATCAGCCGGTGA
- the CLK2 gene encoding dual specificity protein kinase CLK2 isoform X2, giving the protein MPHSRRYRSSERSSRGSYHERYRSRKHKRRRTRSRSSSSERDRRHRREDSYHVRSRSYDDHSADRRAYDRRYCDSYRRNDYSRERGDAYYEPEYRHSYEYRRSRDREGSYRSCKSSRRKHRRRRRRSRSFSRSSSRSRQSSRRAKSVEDDDEGHLIYRVGDWLQERYEIISTLGEGTFGRVVQCMDHRRGGARVALKIIKNVEKYKEAARLEINVLEKINEKDPENTNLCVRMFDWFDYHGHMCISFELLGLSTFDFLKDNNYLPYPIHQVRHMAFQVCQAVKFLHDNKLTHTDLKPENILFVNSDYELSYNLEKKRDERSVKSTAIRVVDFGSATFDHEHHSTIVSTRHYRAPEVILELGWSQPCDVWSIGCIIFEYYVGFTLFQTHDNREHLAMMERILGPIPSRMVRKTRKQKYFYHGRLDWDENTSAGRYVRENCKPLRRYLTSEAEDHHRLFDLIESMLEYEPSKRVTLAEALKHPFFDMLGMEPSTKMWDSSRDISR; this is encoded by the exons aTGCCGCACTCCCGAAGGTACCGCTCGTCGGAGCGCAGCAGCCGCGGCAGTTACCACGAGCGCTACCGGAGCCGCAAGCACAAGCGGCGGCGGACGCGGTCCCGGTCCAGCAGCAGCGAGCGGGACCGGCGGCACCGGCGGGAGGACAGCTACCACGTCCGATCCCGGAG CTACGACGACCACTCTGCAGACCGAAGGGCCTACGACCGGCGTTACTGTGACAGCTACCGGCGCAACGACTACAGCCGCGAGCGGGGCGACGCCTACTACGAGCCCGAGTACCGACATTCCTACGAGTACCGGCGCTCCCGGGACCGCGAGGGCAGCTACCGCAGCTGCAAAAGCAGCCGGCGTAAGCACAGGCGGAGGCGGCGCCGCAGCCGGTCCTTTAGCCGCTCCTCATCG CGGAGTCgacagagcagcagaagggccAAGAGTGTGGAGGACGACGACGAGGGGCATCTGATCTATCGCGTCGGCGACTGGCTACAAGAAAGAT aTGAGATTATCAGCACCCTGGGGGAAGGCACGTTCGGCAGAGTGGTGCAGTGCATGGATCACCGGAG GGGTGGTGCACGTGTTGCTCTGAAAATCATTAAAAACGTAGAGAAATACAAAGAGGCTGCTCGACTGGAAATCAACGTGCTGGAGAAAATCAACGAGAAGGATCCCGAGAACACCAA TCTGTGCGTCAGGATGTTTGACTGGTTTGACTACCACGGCCACATGTGCATCTCCTTcgagctgctggggctcagcaccTTTGATTTCCTGAAGGATAACAACTACCTGCCTTACCCCATCCACCAAGTACGGCACATGGCCTTCCAGGTGTGCCAGGCTGTGAAGT TTCTGCATGACAATAAACTCACCCACACTGACCTCAAGCCAGAGAACATCCTCTTCGTGAACTCTGACTACGAGCTCTCCTACAACCTGGAAAAG AAGCGGGATGAGAGGAGCGTGAAGAGCACGGCCATCAGGGTGGTGGACTTTGGCAGTGCCACCTTCGACCATGAGCATCACAGCACCATCGTCTCCACCAGGCACTACCGGGCCCCTGAAGTCATCCTGG AGCTtggctggagccagccctgtgATGTGTGGAGTATTGGCTGCATCATCTTTGAGTATTATGTGGGTTTCACCCTCTTCCAG ACACACGACAACCGGGAGCACCTGGCCATGATGGAGAGGATTTTGGGGCCAATTCCTTCTCGAATGGTCCGGAAGACAAG gaaacagaaatatttctaccACGGCCGCCTGGACTGGGACGAGAACACCTCAGCTGGACGCTACGTTCGGGAGAACTGCAAACCGCTGCGG CGATACCTGACCTCAGAGGCCGAGGACCATCACCGCCTGTTCGACCTCATCGAGAGCATGCTGGAGTACGAGCCCTCCAAGCGTGTCACCCTGGCTGAGGCCCTCAAGCACCCCTTCTTTGACATGCTAGGCATGGAGCCCAGCACAAAAATGTGGGACTCGAGCCGGGACATCAGCCGGTGA